The window AGACGAGGACAAATATTGGAAGGGCGGATTATTTTACATGAACAAAAATGATCCGAGCATCATGGTCGAAAAGCGATTTGGCGTAGGTTGGACACTGAACTTTGCTCATCCTATAAGCTGGATTGTATTACTAGCACCTCTAATTCTTATATTTGGAATAACGTTTTTATTATAGAAAAGCAGCTACCCAAGTTGGGAGCTGCTTTTCTTATTTATATATTATTCAGCGTCGAAAACTTCTACTTTTTCCATTTTAGCGCCATTTTTCATAGCTTTTGCTACTTCAAGACCACTTGTTACTTGACCGAAAACAGTATGAACACCGTTTAAATGTGGTTGTGGCTCATGAACGATGAAGAATTGGCTAGAACCTGTATCTTTACCAGCATGCGCCATAGAAAGGCTTCCTGCTTGGTGTGTGTGTGGGTTTCCAGCTGTCTCACATTTAATGTTTTTTCCGCTACCGCCCATACCTGTACCAGTTGGATCTCCACCTTGGCTTACGAAGCCAGGAATTACACGGTGGAATACTACTCCGTTATAAAATCCGCTGTTTGCTAACTCTTCAAAGTTTGCTACTGTGTTTGGTGCCTCATTTGGGAATAAATCAAATTCAATTTTTTCTCCAGAATCCATTAAAAAATAACCTTTTTTTGTCATTTAAAACACTCCTTTTTCATATAAATCCTTCAATAGTATAGCATGTACCCAAAGCATTTTCCAAAAACAGAGACTCACAAGTGTTTGATGGGTTGTCAGGAAGAGTAAACCCGGTGTTCTCAAATGCTCATCTACTAATAACGGTTAGTTGATCTCCAATAAGGGAAGAGATTTCAGATATGATTATTAAATCCCAACCAAATAAATAATAGCTGCTCTTCCGCTTAAACCTTTTGCAATCATACTCTCTAATAGTTGTTCCGCAAAATCATCTGGTATATTGACTTCTAAGCGTCGTTGACTTAGTTTGTATAGGTTTACAACATTAATGTACTTCACTAATTTTATTCTGATTTTTTAGGTAGTTTTTTAAGAATCTTTTTGTTCTTTCATTTTGTGGATTTTCGAAAATATCCTTCGGTGTACCTTGTTCTACTATGATACCATCTGCCATAAAAATAACGCGGTCTGCTACGCTCTGTGCAAAATCCATTTCATGTGTCACAACAATCATTGTACGTTTTTTATCGACGATAACAGACTTCATAACATTTAAAACTTCTTCGACTAATTCTGGATCGAGAGAAGAAGTAGGCTCATCGAATAAAATAACATATGGGTCGAGTGCTAAAGCGCGGGCAATTCCTACCCGTTGTTGTTGTCCTCCTGAGAGCGCAATCGGATAATGATGCTCCTTACCTTGAAGGCC is drawn from Psychrobacillus sp. INOP01 and contains these coding sequences:
- a CDS encoding amino acid ABC transporter ATP-binding protein encodes the protein MIKITNLHKSYGPTNVLKGLDVEIAEGEVVAIIGPSGSGKSTFLRCINFLEEAQVGSIEIDGAKVDLENYTKKHVSHLRKKTGMVFQNYSLFKNKTALQNVSEPVRLTRNTPRQEAEQLAFKLLAEVGLQGKEHHYPIALSGGQQQRVGIARALALDPYVILFDEPTSSLDPELVEEVLNVMKSVIVDKKRTMIVVTHEMDFAQSVADRVIFMADGIIVEQGTPKDIFENPQNERTKRFLKNYLKNQNKISEVH
- a CDS encoding peptidylprolyl isomerase, with protein sequence MTKKGYFLMDSGEKIEFDLFPNEAPNTVANFEELANSGFYNGVVFHRVIPGFVSQGGDPTGTGMGGSGKNIKCETAGNPHTHQAGSLSMAHAGKDTGSSQFFIVHEPQPHLNGVHTVFGQVTSGLEVAKAMKNGAKMEKVEVFDAE